The following proteins are co-located in the Urocitellus parryii isolate mUroPar1 chromosome 15, mUroPar1.hap1, whole genome shotgun sequence genome:
- the Atp4a gene encoding potassium-transporting ATPase alpha chain 1 isoform X1: protein MGKAENYELYSVELGPGPGGDMAAKMSKKKAGGGGGKRKEKLENMKKEMEINDHQLSVAELEQKYKTSATKGLSASLAAELLLRDGPNALRPPRGTPEYVKFARQLAGGLQCLMWVAAAICLIAFAIQASEGDLTTDDNLYLAIALIAVVVVTGCFGYYQEFKSTNIIASFKNLVPQQATVIRDGDKFQINADQLVVGDLVEMKGGDRVPADIRILAAQGCKVDNSSLTGESEPQTRSPECTHESPLETRNIAFFSTMCLEGTAQGLVVNTGDRTIIGRIASLASGVENEKTPIAIEIEHFVDIIAGLAILFGATFFVVAMCIGYTFLRAMVFFMAIVVAYVPEGLLATVTVCLSLTAKRLASKNCVVKNLEAVETLGSTSVICSDKTGTLTQNRMTVSHLWFDNHIHTADTTEDQSGQTFDQSSETWRALCRVLTLCNRAAFKSGQDAVPVPKRIVIGDASETALLKFSELTLGNAMGYRDRFPKVCEIPFNSTNKFQLSIHTLEDPRDPRHLLVMKGAPERVLERCSSILIKGQELPLDEQWREAFQTAYLSLGGLGERVLGFCQLYLNEKDYPPGYAFDVEAMNFPSSGLCFAGLVSMIDPPRATVPDAVLKCRTAGIRVIMVTGDHPITAKAIAASVGIISEGSETVEDIAARLRVPVDQVNRKDARACVINGMQLKDMDPSELVEALRTHPEMVFARTSPQQKLVIVESCQRLGAIVAVTGDGVNDSPALKKADIGVAMGIAGSDAAKNAADMILLDDNFASIVTGVEQGRLIFDNLKKSIAYTLTKNIPELTPYLIYITVSVPLPLGCITILFIELCTDIFPSVSLAYEKAESDIMHLRPRNPKRDRLVNEPLAAYSYFQIGAIQSFAGFADYFTAMAQEGWFPLLCVGLRPQWEDHHLQDLQDSYGQEWTFGQRLYQQYTCYTVFFISIEMCQIADVLIRKTRRLSAFQQGFFRNRILVIAIVFQVCIGCFLCYCPGMPNIFNFMPIRFQWWLVPMPFGLLIFVYDEIRKLGVRCCPGSWWDQELYY, encoded by the exons ATGGGGAAGGCA GAGAATTATGAGCTCTACTCAGTGGAGCTGGGGCCTGGCCCTGGTGGGGACATGGCCGCCAAGATGAGCAAGAAGAAGGCCGGCGGTGGGGGAGgcaagaggaaagagaaactgGAGAATATGAAGAAGGAGATGGAGATT AACGATCATCAGCtgtcagtggcagagctggaacaGAAGTACAAGACCAGTGCCACCAAG ggcctgTCTGCCAGCCTGGCAGCTGAGCTGCTGCTGCGGGATGGGCCCAACGCACTGAGGCCACCGCGGGGCACACCAGAGTATGTCAAGTTTGCCCGGCAGCTGGCAGGAGGCCTGCAATGCCTCATGTGGGTGGCTGCTGCCATCTGCCTCATCGCCTTTGCCATCCAGGCCAGCGAGGGTGACCTCACCACTGACGACAAT CTCTACCTGGCCATCGCCCTCATTGCTGTGGTCGTGGTCACTGGTTGCTTCGGCTACTATCAGGAGTTCAAGAGCACCAACATCATCGCCAGCTTTAAGAACCTTGTGCCCCAG CAAGCCACTGTGATCCGAGATGGGGACAAGTTCCAGATCAACGCAGATCAGCTGGTGGTGGGTGACCTGGTGGAGATGAAAGGTGGGGACCGTGTGCCAGCTGACATTCGCATCCTGGCAGCCCAAGGTTGCAAGGTGGACAACTCCTCACTCACCGGAGAGTCTGAGCCACAGACCCGCTCACCAGAGTGTACCCACGAGAGCCCACTGGAGACCCGCAACATCGCCTTCTTCTCTACCATGTGTCTTGAGG GCACAGCGCAGGGCCTGGTGGTGAACACGGGTGACCGCACCATCATTGGGCGCATCGCATCCCTGGCCTCAGGAGTGGAAAACGAGAAGACGCCCATTGCTATCGAGATAGAACATTTTGTGGACATCATCGCAGGCCTCGCCATCCTCTTTGGCGCCACGTTTTTTGTGGTGGCCATGTGCATAGGCTACACCTTCCTGCGGGCCATGGTCTTCTTCATGGCCATTGTGGTGGCCTATGTGCCTGAGGGACTGCTGGCTACTGTCACA GTCTGTCTGTCCCTGACAGCCAAACGGCTGGCCAGTAAGAACTGTGTAGTCAAAAACCTGGAAGCAGTGGAGACCCTGGGCTCTACATCGGTGATCTGCTCTGACAAGACCGGGACCCTCACTCAGAACCGCATGACTGTGTCGCACCTGTGGTTTGACAACCACATTCACACAGCTGACACCACGGAAGACCAGTCAG GACAGACTTTTGACCAGTCCTCGGAGACGTGGCGGGCGTTGTGCCGCGTGCTCACCCTGTGCAACCGCGCTGCCTTCAAGTCCGGCCAGGACGCCGTGCCGGTGCCCAAG CGCATCGTGATTGGAGACGCGTCGGAGACTGCGCTGCTCAAGTTCTCCGAGCTGACGCTGGGCAACGCCATGGGCTACCGCGATCGCTTCCCCAAAGTCTGTGAGATCCCCTTCAACTCCACCAACAAGTTCCAG CTGTCCATCCACACGCTGGAGGACCCGCGCGACCCGCGGCACTTGCTGGTGATGAAGGGCGCCCCCGAGCGCGTGCTGGAGCGCTGCAGTTCTATCCTTATCAAGGGCCAGGAGCTGCCGCTGGACGAGCAATGGCGGGAGGCTTTCCAGACTGCCTACCTCAGCCTGGGGGGCCTGGGCGAACGCGTGCTCG GTTTCTGCCAGCTCTACTTGAATGAGAAGGACTACCCACCTGGCTATGCCTTCGACGTGGAGGCCATGAACTTTCCAAGTAGTGGCCTCTGTTTTGCGGGACTCGTATCCATGATTGACCCACCCCGGGCCACTGTTCCTGATGCTGTGCTCAAGTGCCGCACAGCAGGCATCCGG GTGATCATGGTGACAGGTGACCATCCCATCACAGCCAAGGCCATCGCAGCTAGTGTGGGCATTATCTCGGAAGGCAGTGAGACAGTGGAGGACATTGCTGCCCGCCTCCGTGTGCCTGTGGACCAGGTTAATCGGAA GGATGCCCGTGCCTGTGTGATCAATGGCATGCAGCTGAAGGACATGGACCCATCAGAGCTGGTCGAGGCCCTGCGCACACACCCTGAGATGGTGTTTGCTCGCACCAGTCCCCAGCAGAAGCTGGTGATTGTGGAGAGTTGCCAGAGACTG GGAGCAATTGTGGCCGTAACAGGGGATGGTGTGAACGACTCCCCGGCCCTGAAGAAGGCAGACATTGGCGTAGCCATGGGCATTGCTGGCTCAGATGCTGCTAAAAATGCAGCCGACATGATCCTGCTGGATGACAACTTTGCCTCCATTGTGACGGGTGTGGAGCAAG GCCGACTGATCTTCGACAATCTGAAAAAGTCCATTGCCTACACCCTGACCAAGAACATCCCGGAACTGACCCCCTACCTCATTTACATCACTGTCAGTGTGCCGCTGCCCCTCGGGTGCATCACCATCCTGTTCATAGAGCTCTGCACCGACATT TTCCCATCTGTGTCCCTGGCATATGAGAAGGCTGAGAGTGACATCATGCATCTGCGACCACGGAACCCAAAGCGAGACCGACTGGTCAATGAGCCCCTGGCTGCCTACTCCTACTTCCAGATTG GTGCCATCCAATCATTTGCTGGCTTCGCTGACTACTTCACAGCCATGGCCCAGGAGGGCTGGTTCCCTCTGCTGTGTGTGGGCCTGCGGCCACAGTGGGAGGACCATCACCTACAAGATCTGCAGGACAGCTATGGCCAGGAGTGG ACATTTGGACAGCGCCTGTACCAGCAGTACACCTGCTATACTGTGTTCTTCATCAGCATTGAGATGTGCCAGATCGCTGATGTCCTCATCCGCAAGACACGCCGCCTCTCTGCTTTTCAGCAGGGCTTTTTCAG GAACAGGATCCTGGTGATTGCCATTGTGTTCCAGGTCTGCATTGGCTGCTTCCTGTGCTACTGCCCCGGAATGCCCAACATCTTCAACTTCATGCCCATTCG GTTTCAGTGGTGGCTGGTCCCCATGCCCTTTGGTCTCCTCATCTTTGTCTACGATGAGATCCGGAAACTTGGAGTTCGCTGTTGCCCTGGGA gcTGGTGGGACCAGGAGCTTTACTATTAG
- the Atp4a gene encoding potassium-transporting ATPase alpha chain 1 isoform X2, translating to MGKAENYELYSVELGPGPGGDMAAKMSKKKAGGGGGKRKEKLENMKKEMEINDHQLSVAELEQKYKTSATKGLSASLAAELLLRDGPNALRPPRGTPEYVKFARQLAGGLQCLMWVAAAICLIAFAIQASEGDLTTDDNLYLAIALIAVVVVTGCFGYYQEFKSTNIIASFKNLVPQQATVIRDGDKFQINADQLVVGDLVEMKGGDRVPADIRILAAQGCKVDNSSLTGESEPQTRSPECTHESPLETRNIAFFSTMCLEGTAQGLVVNTGDRTIIGRIASLASGVENEKTPIAIEIEHFVDIIAGLAILFGATFFVVAMCIGYTFLRAMVFFMAIVVAYVPEGLLATVTVCLSLTAKRLASKNCVVKNLEAVETLGSTSVICSDKTGTLTQNRMTVSHLWFDNHIHTADTTEDQSGQTFDQSSETWRALCRVLTLCNRAAFKSGQDAVPVPKRIVIGDASETALLKFSELTLGNAMGYRDRFPKVCEIPFNSTNKFQLSIHTLEDPRDPRHLLVMKGAPERVLERCSSILIKGQELPLDEQWREAFQTAYLSLGGLGERVLGFCQLYLNEKDYPPGYAFDVEAMNFPSSGLCFAGLVSMIDPPRATVPDAVLKCRTAGIRVIMVTGDHPITAKAIAASVGIISEGSETVEDIAARLRVPVDQVNRKDARACVINGMQLKDMDPSELVEALRTHPEMVFARTSPQQKLGAIVAVTGDGVNDSPALKKADIGVAMGIAGSDAAKNAADMILLDDNFASIVTGVEQGRLIFDNLKKSIAYTLTKNIPELTPYLIYITVSVPLPLGCITILFIELCTDIFPSVSLAYEKAESDIMHLRPRNPKRDRLVNEPLAAYSYFQIGAIQSFAGFADYFTAMAQEGWFPLLCVGLRPQWEDHHLQDLQDSYGQEWTFGQRLYQQYTCYTVFFISIEMCQIADVLIRKTRRLSAFQQGFFRNRILVIAIVFQVCIGCFLCYCPGMPNIFNFMPIRFQWWLVPMPFGLLIFVYDEIRKLGVRCCPGSWWDQELYY from the exons ATGGGGAAGGCA GAGAATTATGAGCTCTACTCAGTGGAGCTGGGGCCTGGCCCTGGTGGGGACATGGCCGCCAAGATGAGCAAGAAGAAGGCCGGCGGTGGGGGAGgcaagaggaaagagaaactgGAGAATATGAAGAAGGAGATGGAGATT AACGATCATCAGCtgtcagtggcagagctggaacaGAAGTACAAGACCAGTGCCACCAAG ggcctgTCTGCCAGCCTGGCAGCTGAGCTGCTGCTGCGGGATGGGCCCAACGCACTGAGGCCACCGCGGGGCACACCAGAGTATGTCAAGTTTGCCCGGCAGCTGGCAGGAGGCCTGCAATGCCTCATGTGGGTGGCTGCTGCCATCTGCCTCATCGCCTTTGCCATCCAGGCCAGCGAGGGTGACCTCACCACTGACGACAAT CTCTACCTGGCCATCGCCCTCATTGCTGTGGTCGTGGTCACTGGTTGCTTCGGCTACTATCAGGAGTTCAAGAGCACCAACATCATCGCCAGCTTTAAGAACCTTGTGCCCCAG CAAGCCACTGTGATCCGAGATGGGGACAAGTTCCAGATCAACGCAGATCAGCTGGTGGTGGGTGACCTGGTGGAGATGAAAGGTGGGGACCGTGTGCCAGCTGACATTCGCATCCTGGCAGCCCAAGGTTGCAAGGTGGACAACTCCTCACTCACCGGAGAGTCTGAGCCACAGACCCGCTCACCAGAGTGTACCCACGAGAGCCCACTGGAGACCCGCAACATCGCCTTCTTCTCTACCATGTGTCTTGAGG GCACAGCGCAGGGCCTGGTGGTGAACACGGGTGACCGCACCATCATTGGGCGCATCGCATCCCTGGCCTCAGGAGTGGAAAACGAGAAGACGCCCATTGCTATCGAGATAGAACATTTTGTGGACATCATCGCAGGCCTCGCCATCCTCTTTGGCGCCACGTTTTTTGTGGTGGCCATGTGCATAGGCTACACCTTCCTGCGGGCCATGGTCTTCTTCATGGCCATTGTGGTGGCCTATGTGCCTGAGGGACTGCTGGCTACTGTCACA GTCTGTCTGTCCCTGACAGCCAAACGGCTGGCCAGTAAGAACTGTGTAGTCAAAAACCTGGAAGCAGTGGAGACCCTGGGCTCTACATCGGTGATCTGCTCTGACAAGACCGGGACCCTCACTCAGAACCGCATGACTGTGTCGCACCTGTGGTTTGACAACCACATTCACACAGCTGACACCACGGAAGACCAGTCAG GACAGACTTTTGACCAGTCCTCGGAGACGTGGCGGGCGTTGTGCCGCGTGCTCACCCTGTGCAACCGCGCTGCCTTCAAGTCCGGCCAGGACGCCGTGCCGGTGCCCAAG CGCATCGTGATTGGAGACGCGTCGGAGACTGCGCTGCTCAAGTTCTCCGAGCTGACGCTGGGCAACGCCATGGGCTACCGCGATCGCTTCCCCAAAGTCTGTGAGATCCCCTTCAACTCCACCAACAAGTTCCAG CTGTCCATCCACACGCTGGAGGACCCGCGCGACCCGCGGCACTTGCTGGTGATGAAGGGCGCCCCCGAGCGCGTGCTGGAGCGCTGCAGTTCTATCCTTATCAAGGGCCAGGAGCTGCCGCTGGACGAGCAATGGCGGGAGGCTTTCCAGACTGCCTACCTCAGCCTGGGGGGCCTGGGCGAACGCGTGCTCG GTTTCTGCCAGCTCTACTTGAATGAGAAGGACTACCCACCTGGCTATGCCTTCGACGTGGAGGCCATGAACTTTCCAAGTAGTGGCCTCTGTTTTGCGGGACTCGTATCCATGATTGACCCACCCCGGGCCACTGTTCCTGATGCTGTGCTCAAGTGCCGCACAGCAGGCATCCGG GTGATCATGGTGACAGGTGACCATCCCATCACAGCCAAGGCCATCGCAGCTAGTGTGGGCATTATCTCGGAAGGCAGTGAGACAGTGGAGGACATTGCTGCCCGCCTCCGTGTGCCTGTGGACCAGGTTAATCGGAA GGATGCCCGTGCCTGTGTGATCAATGGCATGCAGCTGAAGGACATGGACCCATCAGAGCTGGTCGAGGCCCTGCGCACACACCCTGAGATGGTGTTTGCTCGCACCAGTCCCCAGCAGAAGCTG GGAGCAATTGTGGCCGTAACAGGGGATGGTGTGAACGACTCCCCGGCCCTGAAGAAGGCAGACATTGGCGTAGCCATGGGCATTGCTGGCTCAGATGCTGCTAAAAATGCAGCCGACATGATCCTGCTGGATGACAACTTTGCCTCCATTGTGACGGGTGTGGAGCAAG GCCGACTGATCTTCGACAATCTGAAAAAGTCCATTGCCTACACCCTGACCAAGAACATCCCGGAACTGACCCCCTACCTCATTTACATCACTGTCAGTGTGCCGCTGCCCCTCGGGTGCATCACCATCCTGTTCATAGAGCTCTGCACCGACATT TTCCCATCTGTGTCCCTGGCATATGAGAAGGCTGAGAGTGACATCATGCATCTGCGACCACGGAACCCAAAGCGAGACCGACTGGTCAATGAGCCCCTGGCTGCCTACTCCTACTTCCAGATTG GTGCCATCCAATCATTTGCTGGCTTCGCTGACTACTTCACAGCCATGGCCCAGGAGGGCTGGTTCCCTCTGCTGTGTGTGGGCCTGCGGCCACAGTGGGAGGACCATCACCTACAAGATCTGCAGGACAGCTATGGCCAGGAGTGG ACATTTGGACAGCGCCTGTACCAGCAGTACACCTGCTATACTGTGTTCTTCATCAGCATTGAGATGTGCCAGATCGCTGATGTCCTCATCCGCAAGACACGCCGCCTCTCTGCTTTTCAGCAGGGCTTTTTCAG GAACAGGATCCTGGTGATTGCCATTGTGTTCCAGGTCTGCATTGGCTGCTTCCTGTGCTACTGCCCCGGAATGCCCAACATCTTCAACTTCATGCCCATTCG GTTTCAGTGGTGGCTGGTCCCCATGCCCTTTGGTCTCCTCATCTTTGTCTACGATGAGATCCGGAAACTTGGAGTTCGCTGTTGCCCTGGGA gcTGGTGGGACCAGGAGCTTTACTATTAG
- the Tmem147 gene encoding BOS complex subunit TMEM147 isoform X2: MLFLATFFPTWEGGIYDFIGEFMKASVDVADLIGLNLVMSRNAGKGEYKIMVAALGWATAELIMSRCIPLWVGARGIEFDWKYIQMSIDSNISLVHYIVASAQVWMITRYDLYHTFRPAVLLLMFLSVYKAFVMETFVHLCSLGSWTALLARAVVTGLLALSTLALYVAVVNVHS, from the exons ATGCTGTTCTTGGCCACTTTCTTCCCCACCTGGGAAGGTGGCATCTATGACTTCATTGGG GAGTTCATGAAGGCCAGCGTGGATGTGGCAGACCTAATAGGCCTAAACCTTGTCATGTCCCGGAATGCCGGCAAGGGGGAGTACAAGATCATGGTtgctgccctgggctgggccaCCGCCGAGCTCATTATGTCCCG CTGCATCCCCCTCTGGGTTGGAGCCCGGGGTATTGAGTTTGACTGGAAATACATCCAGATGAGCATTGACTCCAACATCAGTCTG GTCCATTACATCGTTGCCTCTGCCCAAGTCTGGATGATAACACGTTATGACCTGTACCATACCTTCCGGCCAGCTGTCCTCCTGCTGATGTTCCTTAGTGTCTACAAGGCCTTTGTCATGGA GACCTTCGTCCACCTCTGCTCCCTGGGCAGCTGGACAGCACTGCTGGCCCGAGCAGTGGTAACAGGGCTGCTAGCCCTCAGCACTTTGGCCCTGTATGTCGCCGTTGTCAATGTGCACTCCTAG
- the Tmem147 gene encoding BOS complex subunit TMEM147 isoform X1 produces MTLFHFGNCFALAYFPYFITYKCSGLSEYNAFWKCVQAGVTYLFVQLCKMLFLATFFPTWEGGIYDFIGEFMKASVDVADLIGLNLVMSRNAGKGEYKIMVAALGWATAELIMSRCIPLWVGARGIEFDWKYIQMSIDSNISLVHYIVASAQVWMITRYDLYHTFRPAVLLLMFLSVYKAFVMETFVHLCSLGSWTALLARAVVTGLLALSTLALYVAVVNVHS; encoded by the exons ATGACCTTGTTCCACTTCGGGAATTGCTTCGCCCTCGCCTATTTCCCCTACTTCATCACGTACAAGTGCAGCGGCCT GTCTGAGTACAACGCCTTCTGGAAATGCGTCCAGGCCGGGGTCACCTACCTCTTTGTGCAGCTATGCAAG ATGCTGTTCTTGGCCACTTTCTTCCCCACCTGGGAAGGTGGCATCTATGACTTCATTGGG GAGTTCATGAAGGCCAGCGTGGATGTGGCAGACCTAATAGGCCTAAACCTTGTCATGTCCCGGAATGCCGGCAAGGGGGAGTACAAGATCATGGTtgctgccctgggctgggccaCCGCCGAGCTCATTATGTCCCG CTGCATCCCCCTCTGGGTTGGAGCCCGGGGTATTGAGTTTGACTGGAAATACATCCAGATGAGCATTGACTCCAACATCAGTCTG GTCCATTACATCGTTGCCTCTGCCCAAGTCTGGATGATAACACGTTATGACCTGTACCATACCTTCCGGCCAGCTGTCCTCCTGCTGATGTTCCTTAGTGTCTACAAGGCCTTTGTCATGGA GACCTTCGTCCACCTCTGCTCCCTGGGCAGCTGGACAGCACTGCTGGCCCGAGCAGTGGTAACAGGGCTGCTAGCCCTCAGCACTTTGGCCCTGTATGTCGCCGTTGTCAATGTGCACTCCTAG
- the Gapdhs gene encoding glyceraldehyde-3-phosphate dehydrogenase, testis-specific, translating into MSKRDIVLTNVTVVQLLRQPCQVPRPPPPVCEPEPEPEPEPKPLPPVKEEGKPPPPPPPPPPPPPPPPPPPPKNPPPKELKVAINGFGRIGRLVLRACVEKGVKVVAVNDPFIDPEYMVYMFKYDSTHGRYKGNVECKNGKLFVNNQEIAVFQCKEPKEIPWNSVGSPYVVESTGVYLSLDAASAHITSGAQRVVITAPSPDAPIFVMGVNEKNYAPGSMNIVSNASCTTNCLAPLAKVIHERFGILEGLMTTVHSYTATQKTVDGPSKKAWRDGRGAHQNIIPASTGAASAVGKVIPELKGKLTGMAFRVPTPNVSVVDLTCRLALGAPYSAIKEAVKAAANGPLSGILAYTEDQVVSTDFIGDSHSSIFDANAGISLNDNFVKLIAWYDNEYGYSHRVVDLIRYMFSREQ; encoded by the exons ATGTCGAAACGCGACATCGTCCTCACCAATGTCACCGTTGTCCAGCTGCTGCGACAGCCGTGTCAGG TGCCCAGACCACCACCACCCGTATGTGAGCCAGAACCAGAGCCTGAACCTGAGCCTAAACCACTGCCTCCAGTGAAGGAAGAGGGAAAGCCACCTCCCCCGCCTCCACCTCcgcctccaccaccaccaccgccaccacccccgccccccaagAACCCTCCACCTAAGGAGTTGAAAGTAGCTATCAATGG ATTTGGCCGCATTGGTCGCCTGGTGTTGCGAGCTTGCGTGGAAAAGGGAGTTAAGGTGGTGGCAGTGAACGACCCATTCATTGACCCAGAATACATG GTGTACATGTTTAAGTATGACTCCACTCACGGCCGATACAAGGGGAATGTGGAATGCAAGAATGGAAAGCTGTTTGTGAACAACCAGGAGATTGCTGTCTTCCAGTG CAAGGAACCCAAAGAAATCCCCTGGAATTCTGTCGGGAGCCCCTACGTGGTGGAGTCCACAGGCGTGTACCTGTCCTTAGACGCAGCTTCA gcACACATCACATCAGGGGCCCAACGTGTCGTCATCACTGCACCCTCACCGGATGCACCAATATTCGTCATGGGTGTGAATGAGAAGAACTATGCCCCTGGCTCCATGAACATTGTCAG CAATGCATCCTGCACCACCAACTGCCTGGCCCCCCTTGCCAAGGTCATCCATGAACGATTTGGAATCTTGGAAGGACTGATG ACCACAGTCCACTCCTACACGGCCACCCAAAAGACAGTGGATGGACCATCAAAGAAGGCCTGGCGAGATGGACGGGGTGCCCACCAGAACATCATCCCAGCCTCCACTGGGGCTGCCAGTGCTGTGGGCAAAGTCATCCCAGAGCTCAAAGG GAAGCTAACAGGAATGGCATTCAGAGTGCCAACCCCAAACGTATCTGTTGTGGATCTGACTTGCCGCCTGGCCTTGGGTGCCCCCTACTCAGCCATCAAGGAAGCCGTAAAAGCAGCAGCCAATGGGCCCTTGTCTGGCATCCTTGCCTACACGGAGGATCAG GTCGTCTCTACCGATTTCATCGGAGACTCCCACTCGTCCATCTTCGACGCCAACGCTGGCATATCCCTCAATGACAACTTCGTGAAGCTCATTGCCTG GTATGACAACGAATATGGCTACAGTCATCGGGTGGTGGACCTGATCCGCTACATGTTCAGCCGAGAGCAATGA
- the Sbsn gene encoding suprabasin, whose translation MRLASLLSSCCLLLLLGALPGWAANDDPIEKVIEGINRGLSNAEREVGKALEGINNGITQAGREVEKVFNGLSSMGSQAGKEVDKGINHGLDKVAHGINNGAGQAGKEAEKFAHGVNNAAGQVGKEADKVIHHGVHHGVNQAGSEAGRFGQGAHHAMGQAGDEAGRFGQGAHHAFGQAGKEAEKFGQGGHHAFGQAGKEAEKLGQGGHHAFGQGAKEAEKFGQGGHHAFGQAGKEAEKFGQGAHHAFGQAGKEAEKFGQGGHHAFGQAGKEAEKFGQGAHHAFGQAGKEAEKFGQGGHHAFGQGAKEAEKFGQGAHHAAGQAGKEAEKFGQGAHHAFGQAGKEAEKFGQGAHHAFGQAGKEVEKFGQGAHHAFGQAGKEAEKFGEGAHHAAGQAGKEAEKVIPASQHGLSHAAEEALQFGQDPHPVAGQVGKEGGKITYSVHPGVNQAGKEVEKFGQGVHHAVEQAGKEADKVVQGVNNGVNQAGKEAEKFGQGVNHAAGQAGKEAEKLGQGAHHAAGQAGKEVDRLQQDVHNGVNQASKEANQLLNSSHQGSGATGQHGGGATTTLASGASVNKPFINFPALWRSVANIMP comes from the exons ATGCGCCTTGCCAGTCTTCtcagctcctgctgcctcctacTGCTCCTGGGGGCCCTGCCCGGATGGGCAGCCAATGATGACCCTATCGAGAAGGTCATTGAAGGGATCAACAGAGGGCTGAGTAATGCAGAGAGAGAGGTGGGCAAGGCCCTGGAAGGCATCAATAATGGAATCACTCAAGCTGGAAGGGAAGTGGAAAAAGTTTTTAATGGACTTAGCAGCATGGGGAGCCAGGCCGGCAAGGAGGTGGACAAGGGGATCAACCACGGCTTGGACAAGGTAGCCCATGGGATCAACAATGGCGCCGGACAAGcaggaaaggaagcagagaagTTTGCCCATGGGGTCAACAACGCTGCTGGACAGGTTGGGAAGGAGGCAGACAAAGTGATCCATCATGGGGTCCATCATGGGGTCAACCAGGCGGGAAGTGAAGCAGGGAGGTTTGGCCAGGGGGCCCACCACGCCATGGGgcaggctggggatgaggctgggAGGTTTGGCCAGGGAGCCCACCATGCTTTTGGTCAGGCTGGGAAAGAGGCGGAGAAGTTCGGTCAAGGGGGTCACCATGCTTTTGGTCAGGCTGGGAAAGAGGCAGAGAAATTAGGTCAAGGGGGTCACCATGCTTTTGGTCAGGGTGCAAAAGAGGCAGAGAAGTTCGGTCAAGGGGGTCACCATGCTTTTGGTCAGGCTGGGAAAGAGGCGGAGAAGTTTGGCCAGGGGGCCCACCATGCTTTTGGTCAGGCTGGGAAAGAGGCAGAGAAGTTTGGTCAAGGGGGTCACCATGCTTTTGGTCAGGCTGGGAAAGAGGCGGAGAAGTTTGGCCAGGGGGCCCACCATGCTTTTGGTCAGGCTGGGAAAGAGGCAGAGAAGTTTGGTCAAGGGGGTCACCATGCTTTTGGTCAGGGTGCGAAAGAGGCAGAGAAGTTCGGTCAGGGAGCCCACCATGCTGCTGGTCAGgctgggaaggag GCAGAGAAGTTTGGTCAGGGGGCCCACCATGCTTTTGGTCAGgctgggaaggaggcagagaagtTTGGTCAGGGGGCCCACCATGCTTTTGGTCAGGCTGGAAAGGAGGTGGAGAAGTTTGGTCAGGGGGCTCACCATGCTTTTGGTCAG gctgggaaggaggcagagaagtTTGGTGAGGGGGCCCACCATGCTGCTGGTCAGgctgggaaggaggcagagaaagtGATCCCAGCGTCCCAGCATGGACTTAGCCATGCAGCAGAGGAGGCGCTGCAGTTTGGCCAGGATCCTCATCCTGTTGCAGGGCAGGTTGGGAAAGAGGGAGGCAAAATAACCTATAGTGTCCATCCTGGTGTCAACCAGGCTGGGAAGGAGGTGGAGAAGTTTGGCCAGGGAGTTCACCATGCCGTTGAACAGGCCGGAAAGGAAGCAGACAAAGTGGTCCAAGGGGTCAACAATGGGGTCAACCAGGCCgggaaggaggcagagaaatTTGGCCAAGGGGTCAACCATGCTGCTGGTCAGGCCGGAAAGGAAGCGGAGAAACTTGGCCAAGGTGCCCACCATGCTGCTGGCCAGGCCGGGAAGGAAGTGGACAGGTTGCAGCAGGATGTTCATAATGGGGTCAACCAAGCCAGCAAGGAGGCCAACCAGCTGCTGAAT AGCAGTCATCAAGGAAGCGGGGCTACCGGCCAGCACGGAGGGGGCGCAACCACTACATTAGCATCTGGA GCCTCGGTCAACAAGCCCTTCATCAACTTTCCAGCCCTGTGGAGG AGCGTCGCAAACATCATGCCCTAA